A genomic stretch from Hemicordylus capensis ecotype Gifberg chromosome 5, rHemCap1.1.pri, whole genome shotgun sequence includes:
- the LOC128327215 gene encoding coronin-7-like isoform X1: MGSLGGSCGKGHSMGGSRRKGGWKESCCCRPRHHHPPPPTRLRCCSPESELGLHFWPPNRDAWEETVEPGKGSPEDRGLQRPCEQRPRPMAQRRLAEALQLSRDLVLKRCCKDKGEGAERGVHFPAHLTAPQRVPLSKDVHGIYSLGFAPGGGQLAAGFGNGAVQLVDAGRVSPGPSLFSGHRTRHAITAVSFHRATPGLLLAAGADGTVSIYDLFSQCPVASLTEKENEINAMDFCRDGSTFATAGKDRHIRLYDSHTNQLFHIMEAPDFMAGDEFTPHSGHSRRIFALCFHPTELHLFLTGGWDNSVKVWDKRVAKGAQSVINGPHICGPGLDVKGDQVLTGSWVPRDALQLWDLRMSRLWETLPFPGSPAQGEFLYSAQFCTAEVVLAGGSGTGGACAIHTGTGQVLGEILLPNKPVHVVVSAPGGQPVAVAGAGGNLHLAELQH; encoded by the exons ATGGGGTCGCTGggaggcagctgtggaaaaggccactCCATGGGcgggagcaggaggaaggggggctggaaggagagctgctgctgccgcccccgccatcatcaccccccccccccgacaaggCTCAGGTGCTGCAGCCCAGAGTCGGAGCTCGGcctgcacttctggccaccgaACCGGGATGCCTGGGAGGAGACCGTAGAGCCGGGAAAGGGCAGCCCGGAGGATCGGGGCCTCCAGCGCCCCTGTGAGCAG CGTCCCAGGCCCATGGCTCAGCGGCGGCTGGCTGAAGCACTGCAACTCTCGCGTGACCTAGTCCTTAAACGGTGTTGCAAagacaagggagagggggccgaGAGGGGGGTGCATTTCCCTGCCCACCTAACTGCCCCACAGCGAGTGCCCCTCAGCAAGGATGTCCACGGCATCTACAGCCTCGGCTTTGCCCCAGGTGGGGGGCAGCTTGCAGCTGGCTTTGGAAACGGGGCTGTGCAG ctggtGGACGCAGGGAGAGTCTCTCCAGGCCCGTCCTTGTTTTCCGGGCACCGCACGCGCCACGCCATCACCGCGGTGAGTTTCCACCGGGCCACGCCGGGCCTGTTGTTGGCTGCGGGAGCAGATGGCACCGTCTCCATCTATGACCTGTTCTCCCAGTGCCCGGTGGCTTCCTTGACAG AGAAAGAGAACGAGATCAATGCCATGGACTTCTGCCGGGACGGCAGCACCTTTGCCACTGCTGGCAAAGACCGGCACATCCGGCTGTATGACAGCCACACCAACCAG CTCTTCCACATCATGGAAGCTCCAGATTTCATGGCTGGGGACGAGTTCACGCCCCACAGTGGGCATTCCCGCCGGATCTTTGCCTTGTGCTTCCACCCCACAGAGCTGCACCTCTTTCTAACGGGCGGCTGGGACAACTCCGTCAAG GTGTGGGACAAGCGTGTGGCCAAGGGGGCCCAGAGCGTCATCAATGGACCCCACATCTGTGGCCCCGGTCTTGACGTCAAG ggagacCAGGTGCTGACCGGCTCGTGGGTGCCTCGCGACGCCCTCCAGCTGTGGGACCTGCGCATGTCGCGGCTGTGGGAgaccctccccttccctggcaGCCCCGCGCAGGGAGAATTCCTCTACTCAGCCCAGTTCTGCACGGCGGAGGTGGTGCTGGCCGGGGGCAGCGGGACCGGGGGGGCCTGCGCCATCCACACCGGCACGGGCCAG GTGCTCGGGGAGATCCTGCTGCCCAACAAGCCGGTTCATGTCGTGGTGTCAGCCCCTGGAGGGCAGCCGGTGGCTGTGGCTGGCGCAGGAGGAAACCTCCACCTTGCCGAGCTGCAGCACTGA
- the LOC128327215 gene encoding POC1 centriolar protein homolog A-like isoform X4, whose product MAQRRLAEALQLSRDLVLKRCCKDKGEGAERGVHFPAHLTAPQRVPLSKDVHGIYSLGFAPGGGQLAAGFGNGAVQLVDAGRVSPGPSLFSGHRTRHAITAVSFHRATPGLLLAAGADGTVSIYDLFSQCPVASLTEKENEINAMDFCRDGSTFATAGKDRHIRLYDSHTNQLFHIMEAPDFMAGDEFTPHSGHSRRIFALCFHPTELHLFLTGGWDNSVKVWDKRVAKGAQSVINGPHICGPGLDVKGDQVLTGSWVPRDALQLWDLRMSRLWETLPFPGSPAQGEFLYSAQFCTAEVVLAGGSGTGGACAIHTGTGQVLGEILLPNKPVHVVVSAPGGQPVAVAGAGGNLHLAELQH is encoded by the exons ATGGCTCAGCGGCGGCTGGCTGAAGCACTGCAACTCTCGCGTGACCTAGTCCTTAAACGGTGTTGCAAagacaagggagagggggccgaGAGGGGGGTGCATTTCCCTGCCCACCTAACTGCCCCACAGCGAGTGCCCCTCAGCAAGGATGTCCACGGCATCTACAGCCTCGGCTTTGCCCCAGGTGGGGGGCAGCTTGCAGCTGGCTTTGGAAACGGGGCTGTGCAG ctggtGGACGCAGGGAGAGTCTCTCCAGGCCCGTCCTTGTTTTCCGGGCACCGCACGCGCCACGCCATCACCGCGGTGAGTTTCCACCGGGCCACGCCGGGCCTGTTGTTGGCTGCGGGAGCAGATGGCACCGTCTCCATCTATGACCTGTTCTCCCAGTGCCCGGTGGCTTCCTTGACAG AGAAAGAGAACGAGATCAATGCCATGGACTTCTGCCGGGACGGCAGCACCTTTGCCACTGCTGGCAAAGACCGGCACATCCGGCTGTATGACAGCCACACCAACCAG CTCTTCCACATCATGGAAGCTCCAGATTTCATGGCTGGGGACGAGTTCACGCCCCACAGTGGGCATTCCCGCCGGATCTTTGCCTTGTGCTTCCACCCCACAGAGCTGCACCTCTTTCTAACGGGCGGCTGGGACAACTCCGTCAAG GTGTGGGACAAGCGTGTGGCCAAGGGGGCCCAGAGCGTCATCAATGGACCCCACATCTGTGGCCCCGGTCTTGACGTCAAG ggagacCAGGTGCTGACCGGCTCGTGGGTGCCTCGCGACGCCCTCCAGCTGTGGGACCTGCGCATGTCGCGGCTGTGGGAgaccctccccttccctggcaGCCCCGCGCAGGGAGAATTCCTCTACTCAGCCCAGTTCTGCACGGCGGAGGTGGTGCTGGCCGGGGGCAGCGGGACCGGGGGGGCCTGCGCCATCCACACCGGCACGGGCCAG GTGCTCGGGGAGATCCTGCTGCCCAACAAGCCGGTTCATGTCGTGGTGTCAGCCCCTGGAGGGCAGCCGGTGGCTGTGGCTGGCGCAGGAGGAAACCTCCACCTTGCCGAGCTGCAGCACTGA
- the LOC128327215 gene encoding coronin-7-like isoform X3 — protein sequence MGSLGGSCGKGHSMGGSRRKGGWKESCCCRPRHHHPPPPTRLRCCSPESELGLHFWPPNRDAWEETVEPGKGSPEDRGLQRPCEQRPRPMAQRRLAEALQLSRDLVLKRCCKDKGEGAERGVHFPAHLTAPQRVPLSKDVHGIYSLGFAPGGGQLAAGFGNGAVQLVDAGRVSPGPSLFSGHRTRHAITAVSFHRATPGLLLAAGADGTVSIYDLFSQCPVASLTEKENEINAMDFCRDGSTFATAGKDRHIRLYDSHTNQLFHIMEAPDFMAGDEFTPHSGHSRRIFALCFHPTELHLFLTGGWDNSVKVWDKRVAKGAQSVINGPHICGPGLDVKVLGEILLPNKPVHVVVSAPGGQPVAVAGAGGNLHLAELQH from the exons ATGGGGTCGCTGggaggcagctgtggaaaaggccactCCATGGGcgggagcaggaggaaggggggctggaaggagagctgctgctgccgcccccgccatcatcaccccccccccccgacaaggCTCAGGTGCTGCAGCCCAGAGTCGGAGCTCGGcctgcacttctggccaccgaACCGGGATGCCTGGGAGGAGACCGTAGAGCCGGGAAAGGGCAGCCCGGAGGATCGGGGCCTCCAGCGCCCCTGTGAGCAG CGTCCCAGGCCCATGGCTCAGCGGCGGCTGGCTGAAGCACTGCAACTCTCGCGTGACCTAGTCCTTAAACGGTGTTGCAAagacaagggagagggggccgaGAGGGGGGTGCATTTCCCTGCCCACCTAACTGCCCCACAGCGAGTGCCCCTCAGCAAGGATGTCCACGGCATCTACAGCCTCGGCTTTGCCCCAGGTGGGGGGCAGCTTGCAGCTGGCTTTGGAAACGGGGCTGTGCAG ctggtGGACGCAGGGAGAGTCTCTCCAGGCCCGTCCTTGTTTTCCGGGCACCGCACGCGCCACGCCATCACCGCGGTGAGTTTCCACCGGGCCACGCCGGGCCTGTTGTTGGCTGCGGGAGCAGATGGCACCGTCTCCATCTATGACCTGTTCTCCCAGTGCCCGGTGGCTTCCTTGACAG AGAAAGAGAACGAGATCAATGCCATGGACTTCTGCCGGGACGGCAGCACCTTTGCCACTGCTGGCAAAGACCGGCACATCCGGCTGTATGACAGCCACACCAACCAG CTCTTCCACATCATGGAAGCTCCAGATTTCATGGCTGGGGACGAGTTCACGCCCCACAGTGGGCATTCCCGCCGGATCTTTGCCTTGTGCTTCCACCCCACAGAGCTGCACCTCTTTCTAACGGGCGGCTGGGACAACTCCGTCAAG GTGTGGGACAAGCGTGTGGCCAAGGGGGCCCAGAGCGTCATCAATGGACCCCACATCTGTGGCCCCGGTCTTGACGTCAAG GTGCTCGGGGAGATCCTGCTGCCCAACAAGCCGGTTCATGTCGTGGTGTCAGCCCCTGGAGGGCAGCCGGTGGCTGTGGCTGGCGCAGGAGGAAACCTCCACCTTGCCGAGCTGCAGCACTGA
- the LOC128327215 gene encoding uncharacterized protein LOC128327215 isoform X2, which yields MGSLGGSCGKGHSMGGSRRKGGWKESCCCRPRHHHPPPPTRLRCCSPESELGLHFWPPNRDAWEETVEPGKGSPEDRGLQRPCEQRPRPMAQRRLAEALQLSRDLVLKRCCKDKGEGAERGVHFPAHLTAPQRVPLSKDVHGIYSLGFAPGGGQLAAGFGNGAVQLVDAGRVSPGPSLFSGHRTRHAITAVSFHRATPGLLLAAGADGTVSIYDLFSQCPVASLTENEINAMDFCRDGSTFATAGKDRHIRLYDSHTNQLFHIMEAPDFMAGDEFTPHSGHSRRIFALCFHPTELHLFLTGGWDNSVKVWDKRVAKGAQSVINGPHICGPGLDVKGDQVLTGSWVPRDALQLWDLRMSRLWETLPFPGSPAQGEFLYSAQFCTAEVVLAGGSGTGGACAIHTGTGQVLGEILLPNKPVHVVVSAPGGQPVAVAGAGGNLHLAELQH from the exons ATGGGGTCGCTGggaggcagctgtggaaaaggccactCCATGGGcgggagcaggaggaaggggggctggaaggagagctgctgctgccgcccccgccatcatcaccccccccccccgacaaggCTCAGGTGCTGCAGCCCAGAGTCGGAGCTCGGcctgcacttctggccaccgaACCGGGATGCCTGGGAGGAGACCGTAGAGCCGGGAAAGGGCAGCCCGGAGGATCGGGGCCTCCAGCGCCCCTGTGAGCAG CGTCCCAGGCCCATGGCTCAGCGGCGGCTGGCTGAAGCACTGCAACTCTCGCGTGACCTAGTCCTTAAACGGTGTTGCAAagacaagggagagggggccgaGAGGGGGGTGCATTTCCCTGCCCACCTAACTGCCCCACAGCGAGTGCCCCTCAGCAAGGATGTCCACGGCATCTACAGCCTCGGCTTTGCCCCAGGTGGGGGGCAGCTTGCAGCTGGCTTTGGAAACGGGGCTGTGCAG ctggtGGACGCAGGGAGAGTCTCTCCAGGCCCGTCCTTGTTTTCCGGGCACCGCACGCGCCACGCCATCACCGCGGTGAGTTTCCACCGGGCCACGCCGGGCCTGTTGTTGGCTGCGGGAGCAGATGGCACCGTCTCCATCTATGACCTGTTCTCCCAGTGCCCGGTGGCTTCCTTGACAG AGAACGAGATCAATGCCATGGACTTCTGCCGGGACGGCAGCACCTTTGCCACTGCTGGCAAAGACCGGCACATCCGGCTGTATGACAGCCACACCAACCAG CTCTTCCACATCATGGAAGCTCCAGATTTCATGGCTGGGGACGAGTTCACGCCCCACAGTGGGCATTCCCGCCGGATCTTTGCCTTGTGCTTCCACCCCACAGAGCTGCACCTCTTTCTAACGGGCGGCTGGGACAACTCCGTCAAG GTGTGGGACAAGCGTGTGGCCAAGGGGGCCCAGAGCGTCATCAATGGACCCCACATCTGTGGCCCCGGTCTTGACGTCAAG ggagacCAGGTGCTGACCGGCTCGTGGGTGCCTCGCGACGCCCTCCAGCTGTGGGACCTGCGCATGTCGCGGCTGTGGGAgaccctccccttccctggcaGCCCCGCGCAGGGAGAATTCCTCTACTCAGCCCAGTTCTGCACGGCGGAGGTGGTGCTGGCCGGGGGCAGCGGGACCGGGGGGGCCTGCGCCATCCACACCGGCACGGGCCAG GTGCTCGGGGAGATCCTGCTGCCCAACAAGCCGGTTCATGTCGTGGTGTCAGCCCCTGGAGGGCAGCCGGTGGCTGTGGCTGGCGCAGGAGGAAACCTCCACCTTGCCGAGCTGCAGCACTGA
- the SEMA4F gene encoding semaphorin-4F, with translation MGQPEAARPPAAPGLLLLLLLLVLSPPLQVGSAAPRIARSFQEVERVARRFSHRSVSNYSVFQADPSSRTLYVGAKDAIFALHLEDISLQAKMISWTVPEHLQSSCTGKGKTESECHNFVRILEFANRTHLLVCGTFAFNPQCGYIDVSRFHGVEGLESGRGRCPFEPWQPSTAVMADGVLYAATVNNFLGTEPIISRATGSLGEQIRTETSVMWLNEPEFVASAFLREGEDGEDDKVYFFFTETAREYDSYEKVKVARVARVCKGDLGGQKTLQRKWTTFLKTRLVCSDPESGVVFNLLQDMVTLPAQDWNATLFYGVFAAQRKEEKGSAVCAYSVAAVERAMGGRFKEFKRDCGKWTSEMQADVPDPRPGACVTSSLKQKGVGSSLALPDRVLTFVRDHPLMAEPIQPLENQPLLVQPDTQYRRLAVHRVRGLSGQEHHQLFLGTEDGHVHKAVKTGPRASLLEDLALFAEPQPVQSLQLYQNWLYVASDRGVTQIRTSSCARYETCQDCILSRDPSCAWAREQRLCRDHGGQAGLIQDVTAEKVLALCPVEDNGLPAVVEVPVLLSARVVLPCRPQSAWSRCEWQKPSQDAAAAAAAAYLVRRDGLELTVAEATLGEYTCRCVESGVGGVVASYSLVRAGHGGPHAARGAERSYSVLVGVLGFVLGLALGSGCLLWHEWRRRERLQRELLCRERTGLDLLPSTATSCSHEPQTPSSPEDERHPLATAKKNGALNGYPHLYIHELEPEQARIYLAGAPLAKCDETSI, from the exons ATGGGGCAGCCGGAGGCGGCgcgcccccccgctgcccccgggctcctcctgctgctcctcctcctggttctTTCGCCGCCGCTTCAGGTGGGCTCCGCGGCGCCCCGCATCGCGCGCTCCTTCCAAG AGGTGGAGCGGGTGGCCCGGCGCTTCTCCCACCGGAGCGTCTCCAACTACAGCGTCTTCCAGGCGGACCCCTCCTCCCGCACGCTCTATGTGGGCGCCAAGGACGCCATCTTTGCCCTCCACTTGGAAGACATTAGTCTGCAGGCCAAAATG ATCTCCTGGACGGTGCCTGAGCATCTGCAGAGTTCCTGCACCGGGAAGGGGAAGACAGAG TCTGAATGCCACAACTTTGTCCGCATCCTGGAGTTTGCCAACAGGACCCACCTCTTGGTCTGTGGCACGTTTGCCTTCAACCCCCAGTGTGGCTACATT GACGTGAGCCGTTTCCACGGGGTGGAGGGGCTGGAGAGCGGCCGGGGCAGATGCCCCTTTGAGCCCTGGCAGCCCTCGACGGCTGTCATGGCAG ACGGCGTCCTGTACGCAGCCACCGTCAACAACTTCCTGGGGACGGAGCCCATCATCTCGCGGGCCACGGGGAGCCTGGGGGAGCAGATTCGGACGGAGACGTCCGTGATGTGGCTGAACG aGCCTGAATTTGTGGCCTCTGCTTTCCTCCGGGAGGGTGAGGACGGGGAGGACGACAAGGTCTACTTCTTCTTCACGGAGACGGCCCGCGAGTATGACTCCTACGAGAAGGTCAAGGTGGCCCGCGTGGCCCGAGTCTGCAAG ggGGACTTGGGAGGCCAGAAGACGCTGCAGAGGAAGTGGACGACCTTCCTGAAGACCCGGCTGGTCTGCTCCGACCCAGAGAGCGGCGTGGTCTTCAACCTCCTGCAGGACATGGTCACGCTGCCCGCCCAGGACTGGAATGCCACGCTCTTCTATGGGGTGTTTGCAGCCCAGAG gaaggaggagaagggctCCGCGGTCTGCGCCTACAGTGTGGCGGCAGTCGAGAGGGCCATGGGGGGCCGCTTCAAGGAGTTCAAGAGGGACTGCGGCAAATGGACCAGCGAGATGCAGGCCGATGTCCCTGACCCCCGGCCAGGGGCG TGCGTCACCAGCAGCCTGAAGCAGAAGGGGGTGGGCTCTTCCCTGGCCCTGCCGGACAGAGTCCTGACCTTTGTCCGCGACCACCCGCTCATGGCGGAGCCCATCCAGCCCCTGGAGAACCAGCCGCTCCTGGTGCAGCCGGACACGCAGTACCGCCGCCTGGCCGTCCACCGCGTCAGAGGCCTCTCCGGACAGGAGCACCACCAGCTCTTCTTGGGCAcag agGACGGACATGTGCACAAGGCCGTGAAGACGGGTCCTCGCGCCTCCCTCCTTGAGGACCTGGCCCTCTTTGCAGAGCCTCAGCCGGTCCAGAGCCTGCAGCTCTACCAG AACTGGCTGTATGTGGCTTCTGACCGCGGAGTGACCCAAATCCGAACCTCCAGCTGCGCCCGATACGAGACTTGCCAGGACTGCATCTTGTCCAGAGACCCTTCTTGTGCCTGGGCCAGAGAGCAGAGGCTGTGCAGAGACCACGGCGGGCAAGCGGG GCTGATCCAGGATGTCACCGCGGAGAAGGTGCTGGCGCTGTGCCCCGTGGAGGACAACG GGCTGCCAGCCGTGGTGGAAGTGCCGGTGCTGCTGTCCGCCCGGGTGGTGCTGCCCTGCCGCCCGCAGTCCGCCTGGTCCCGCTGCGAGTGGCAGAAGCCTTCCCAGgacgcggcggcggcagcggcggcggcctaCCTGGTGCGCAGGGATGGCCTGGAGTTGACCGTGGCAGAGGCCACGCTGGGCGAATACACTTGCCGGTGCGTGGAGTCTGGCGTGGggggggtggtggcctcctaCAGCCTGGTGCGAGCGGGCCACGGGGGCCCCCATGCCGCCAGGGGGGCGGAGCGCAGCTACAGCGTCCTGGTGGGAGTCCTGGGCTTCGTCCTGGGCCTGGCCCTGGGCAGCGGCTGCCTCCTCTGGCACGAATGGCGGCGGCGGGAGCGCCTCCAGCGCGAGCTGCTCTGCCGCGAGCGGACGGGGCTGGACCTGCTGCCCTCCACCGCCACCAGCTGCAGCCACGAGCCCCAGACGCCCAGCTCCCCCGAGGACGAGCGGCACCCCCTGGCCACCGCCAAGAAGAACGGCGCCCTCAACGGCTACCCCCACCTCTACATCCACGAGCTGGAGCCGGAGCAAGCCCGCATCTACCTGGCGGGGGCCCCCCTGGCCAAGTGCGACGAGACCTCCATCTAG